Genomic DNA from Halorussus rarus:
GTCGAGGGGCCTAACCGTTGCACCTTTCGCGTTTCCATGTGTGCTCACTCTATCCCACAAGACCTTAAACTTCACCCGGAGTCAATAATTGTGCCTTAAACGACCTTCATCATCCTCCGTTCGAATCTGCCGACCCTGACCTTCCGCCATCCCCGCAGCGAGTCGTCGACTTCGTCGTCGCCGGTGTCGACCCTGAGGACGCCGATACCGTCGAGTTTCGGCTTCGACGCGATTATCTCGACCGAGGACCGTCGGACGACTTCCGGGGAGATCTGGTCGTTGCCGCGACCGAAGACGAACCCCTGCCCGCCGATGGGCGACACCACGACGACGTTCTTCTCGTCCAGGTGGGCCAGAATCTCGTCCTCGGTCGCGTCCTCGACCAGCACCTCGCCACCGTCGGACTCGTCCGACGAGCCTCCGTTCGCTTCGCTCTCGGAGACGCTTCGCCAAACGTCGACCCCGAGTGGAGACCCCTCGAAACCGAGTTCGTCCTTCACCGCGCCGACCGTGCTGCCCGGCCCGAGGACGTACGTCGCGCCTTCGTCGGACCGGATGTCGTCGGCCACCCCGGCCGCCAGGCTCTCGACCGTGCCGCCGCCGACCTGCTTGCTCGACTGGAGGTCCTCGGCGACCGGCACCGCGACCACCGCCCTGAGTTCGGCCCGGACCTCGCCCTCCCGGTAGGCGTCCTCGTCGATGTCGTTGACCTCGCGGTCCTCGGTCCGGTCGAAGTCGGCGGCGACCCGGCCCGCGGCCTCGGGCGTGACCGCGAACACCGCCGAGTAGACCTTCACGCCCGCGGGCACGCCGAGCACCGGAACCTCTGCGCCCTCTTCGTCGAGCGTCTCGGCCACGTCGACCGCGGTCCCGTCGCCGCCGACGAACAGTATCAGGTCGACGCCTTCGGCGACGAATCGCCTGACCGCCTCGCGGGTGTCCGCGGCGGTCGTCTCGTCCTCGCGCTCGGGACGACCGACGATGACGGGGTCGAACCCCGCCTCGCGGGCCTCGCGCTCGCCCATCTCCCCGCCGTAGGTCAGCAGGTCGACGTCGGGAGCGCCGGAGGCGTCGACGCGCTCGCGGAGCGCGCCCAGCGCGTCGACCGCCCGGTCGGGTGCGCGCGGTTCCGCGCCGCGCTCGCGGGCCGCCTCGACCTTCCCGTCGGTGCCCTTCAGACCGACTCGCCCGCCCATCCCCGCGACGGGGTTGACGACGACGCCGATGGTTCGCATGGCCGCGGCTACGGGCGTCGCGCGCAAAAGCGGTCCGATACGAGAAAAAGTCGGTAGTTCGTGCGTCGGGTCAGCTCAGTACGACTGGGTGCCCTGGAACGACTGCCCCTGGGGCTGCTGGAACGACTGGCCCGTCTGTCCGCCCTGCTGGCTCGTCTGTCCACCCTGCGGCTGCTGGTAGGACTGGCTCTGGGGCTGCTGGTGGGACGACTGACCCATCTGTCCGCCCGGCTGGCTGGACTGTCCGCCCTGCTGGCTCGTCGTGCCCTGTTGGCCCATCGACTGCTGGCCCTGCTGACTGACCTGCTCGCGGATGCCAGTGGTCGCGCTCTGCTGGCCGCCGCTGATGGAGTTGAGCAGCTTCTCGGTGGCGTCCAGCGCCTGCGTCACCGCCTGGTATGTCTCCTGGACGTGGGGCGACTGCTGGTGCTGCTCGAGGATCGGCAGCCCCTGCTGGGCGACCTTGATGAACGCCTCCGCAACCTCCGGCCCGTTGATGGAGTCGCGCGCGATGAGCTTCTCGTTCAGCGACGCCAGGTCGGCGAGGTCCTCGCAGAGCCGGGCGCACTCGGCCATCTGCGGGCCGCTCTCGATGCACTTGTCGGCGCACCACTCGGCGATCTCGACCACGCGGTCGAACGACTCCAGCGCCTGGTTGAGCTCCGGAGTCATCTCCGACTCGAACTGCTGACCGACCCGCTCGTGGGTAATCTGGTGGCTCTGGCCGCTCTGCTGGCCGCTCATCTGGGCCGACTGCATCGGCTGTTGCTGGGTGGTCCCCTGTTGGCCCATCTGGCCGTGCGTCTGCTGACCCGTCTGTCCGTGCTTCTGCTGTCCCGTCTGTCCGTACGTTTGCTGTCCCGTGCTCCCCGTCGGCTGTTGATAGTGCTGTGACATAGTTCGTTCACCCCCGCGTAGGCACCTCCTAACGTCGAGGCGCCCTCAGCGGGTGGACGGTAGTTCGCCGGAAATACGGATAAACCGGAGCGACCGTTGGCGACTGTTCAACCGGGCAATGGAGTATTTCCGTACTTACGGAGTCGAAAAAACCGATTTCCGGGGAGAAAGAAACACCCAGTTACGCCGACGTTTCCGAACCGTTCGCCGGGACAACGACGGATTTCGACCGGGCGACCGCGGGAGCGTCCGACAGGGTTGGCAAGCGTTAAGGGACCGGCACCGGAACGCTCGGACATGATAGCACTCGCAGAATCGGCGACGATTCCGGCCAACGCCGCGGGTATCGTGACCGGCCTCCTCGGACTCCTCATCACCGCCGCGTGGGTGGCGTACCTCTACCGGTGAACCGGCTGCAGGCCGCGCGTCAGCTCCGGCACTGATTCACGGATCCACCTACCGGTCGATTCCCTCGACGCGCTCGCGCAGCCATTCCGCCGCGCGTTCGAGTTCCTCTTCGTCGGTGCTCCGTAGCTTGACCCGGACGTGGTCGCCGGGGTAGCTCCCGACGGTCACGTCGAACTCCTCCCGGAGCGTCGCGAACCGTTCGACCAGCGCGCTCTCGGGCTCGTCGGCCTCCACGGTCCTGACGTGGCGGTACTCGCCCGAGAACTCGTCGGCGATGCCCTCGAACATCGCCTCCATCTCCGCCGGGACGCCCGGCAGGACGTAGATGTTCTCGACGACGCACCCCGGCGCGACGCCCTCGCGATTCGGCAACATTCGGGCTCCCTTCGGGAGGTGGGTCGTCCCCTCCACCAGGTCGGCCCGCCGGTAGTCGGTGTGGTCGGCGATCCACGCCACGGCCTCGTCGTGCTCCTCCACCGGCACGCCGACGGCGGCCGCCACGGCCTCCATCGTGAGGTCGTCGTGCGTCGGGCCGAGGCCGCCGGTGACCACCACCGCGTCGTACTCGGCCCGGAGCTCGTTGACCACCCGGGCGATGTCGGCCACGCGGTCGGGGACCACGACGACGCGCTCGACGCTCGCGCCGCGCTCGGTGAGGCGCTCGCCCAGCCACGCGGCGTTCGTGTTCACGGTGTCGCCCGCCAGCAGTTCGTCGCCGACGGAGACGAGGGCTACGTCCATGGACACGGGTACGAATCGCGGAGATAAAAAGAGGGCGTTACCCGACCTCGCGGACCGCGGTCTCGGGTTCGCGACCGTCCTCGGAGGCGACGCGGGCCGGTTAGCCCATCCCGGGCGGCGGTCCCTGGTCGAACTCGTCGCTGTCCGTGTCGACGTTCAGGCCCATCTCCTCGCGCTCCTGCTCGAGCCGGCGAATCTGTAGCCGGAAGTAGGCCAGCCCGACCAGTGCGACGAGCACGCTGGCGCCGATGATGCCGGCGAAGATGGTGAGGTCGCGCGCGAGGTAGTACCGGACCACGACGCTGTCGGCGGTCACCTCGGCCCACGAGAGGTGGACTCGGCCCCCGAGCTGGCTCCGGCCGTCGGCGCTCGGCCGGACCTGGCTCAGGATCGGCGTGCCGACCCGCATCCCCTTCGGGAGGATGACCTCGTAGGAGTCGTGGACGTAGGTCGGCGTCGTGAACGACTTCCCGCGGTGGGGCGCGGTGTAGGCGAGCTGGCCCTCGGACGCGGGCAGCGTGATGACGGTGTTGGACTTCGTCTTCCGGACGTTCTCCTGCCCGAGGGTGACGACCGTGCCGTTGTCGTACCGGAACCGGACCGTGCCGACGTTGACCGGCGTCTTCTCGCCGAGCGACTCGCGCTCGAAGACGCGTAGCTCCGTGCGGTTGTCGAAGTCGTACACCGCCCGGTACTCGCCGCCCGTGACGTTGAGCGTCACCGTCGCGGTGTTGTCCCAGTCGTAGGTCGTGTTCCCGTCGCCCTCGAGGCGCTTCTCGCTGATCTGGTCGCCGCCGAACAGGCCGGTACAGCCGGCGGTGAGCGCGAGCAGCGCGACCGACGCGAACGCGAGTGAGAGTCGCCGGTTCATTGGATTCGTCGGCTCATGGAATGACGCAACGAATCTCCGCCGGGATGTAGTCGCCGATGGCCGCCAGCAGCCCCGGCGGGTCCGTCTCGTCCTTGCAGACGATGCTCTGCTCGAGGAGACCGAGCCGCTCGACCGTCACGATGTCGCGAGCGTGGCCCGCGCGGTTGACCGTCGCCCGCACCTCGCCGCGGGTCGCGCTGTTGACGTTGACCCGGCCCGCGCCGCGAGTCCAGTCGTAGAGGCGGTCGCGCTCCGCGTCCGCGAGGCGGTGGGGTCGTTCTTCGCCGGCCGCCTCGTCCTCGCCTCCGTCAGTCGGCTCGCCTCCGTAGACGAACCGGAGCGGCATGTGCTGGACGAGCCCGAACCGCTCGACGATCTGGACCGGCGACCCCTGGCCCAGGCCGAGTTCGTCGGCGGGGACCCGGACCTCCTCGCCGGCGTCGAGGACGAACCCGTCCTCGTCCCACACTTCGAGCGTGCCGACGTAGGTCTCGCCCGGCTCGAAGTCGGGGGTGACCTCGCCGAACTCCTCGCGGAGGACGTTGCGCGCGACCACCTCGTCCTCGCCCTCGATGGTGACGACCGCGAAGTCGTCGCGACGGACGCCCACCGTGTACTCGACGTCGAGGTCGCCGATCTCGTTGTCGACGAGCGACCGGAGCGCGTCGAGCGCGCGCTCGCGGGCATCGCCCTGCACGTACACCTTCGTGGCGAGTACGACCATCTATGCCTCGGCCTCTTCGAGCTGTTCGACGTTGAGCTCCGCTCGCAGGTCCTCGATCCGCTGCTCCATCGCGTCGATGAGCCGGCTGTTCTCCATCGACTCGAGCGGCGACCCGCACTCGGGGCACTCGAAGCCGAAGTCCATCGCCTCGCCGAACTCGAAGCGGATGGAGCAGACCTCGCAGAGGTAGAACTCGTGCTGGTACTCGTACTCCTGGCGCTGTTCGAGCGCGTCGAGCAGCCGGTACATCTCCTCCTCCAGGTTGTCCGGGATGTTCTCGTACTGGAACGTCCAGAGGTACGTCAGCCACCCCGAATCCTCGTCGCGGAGCCGGCGGTACGTCGCGAGGTCGTTCTCGTAGAGGATGAAAAGCGCCCGGCGCACGTCGTTGAGCTCGAGGTCGAGCTCCTCGGCGAGTTCCTCGTCGGTGACCTCGCCGTCGGGCGGTGCGGCCGCCACCGGCATCCCCTTCGGCCCGACCAATTCGTGAAGATACTTCTGAATTACCGGGTCCTCCAGTAAGTCCTCAAAAGCCATTATCGTACACTGGGGCGTTCGAGCGTTTAAAACCATCGGGAACGCGTCATTCCCTCCCGCGGCGGGCGCGCGCCAGCGAGAAAGCGGGCATTCGACCGGGCGAAGGGGTCGATCGACTGCGCGACAGTCGGCCGACCGACTACGAGCGGAGAGGCCGACCCCGGACTCGCCCCCGACTCGGTGACAGGTCGTCGGGAGACGCGAACGGAACACCATAGAATTTTATCGTCAACGACCGAACACCGTTCCATGCCGTACAGCTATCGACCCCACTACTTCGAGGACTTCGAGGAGGGCCAGACCTTCGAGAGCGCCGGGCGGACGGTCACCGAGTACGACTTCGTG
This window encodes:
- a CDS encoding ATP-NAD kinase family protein, whose product is MRTIGVVVNPVAGMGGRVGLKGTDGKVEAARERGAEPRAPDRAVDALGALRERVDASGAPDVDLLTYGGEMGEREAREAGFDPVIVGRPEREDETTAADTREAVRRFVAEGVDLILFVGGDGTAVDVAETLDEEGAEVPVLGVPAGVKVYSAVFAVTPEAAGRVAADFDRTEDREVNDIDEDAYREGEVRAELRAVVAVPVAEDLQSSKQVGGGTVESLAAGVADDIRSDEGATYVLGPGSTVGAVKDELGFEGSPLGVDVWRSVSESEANGGSSDESDGGEVLVEDATEDEILAHLDEKNVVVVSPIGGQGFVFGRGNDQISPEVVRRSSVEIIASKPKLDGIGVLRVDTGDDEVDDSLRGWRKVRVGRFERRMMKVV
- a CDS encoding transcription factor; this encodes MAFEDLLEDPVIQKYLHELVGPKGMPVAAAPPDGEVTDEELAEELDLELNDVRRALFILYENDLATYRRLRDEDSGWLTYLWTFQYENIPDNLEEEMYRLLDALEQRQEYEYQHEFYLCEVCSIRFEFGEAMDFGFECPECGSPLESMENSRLIDAMEQRIEDLRAELNVEQLEEAEA
- a CDS encoding DUF5803 family protein → MNRRLSLAFASVALLALTAGCTGLFGGDQISEKRLEGDGNTTYDWDNTATVTLNVTGGEYRAVYDFDNRTELRVFERESLGEKTPVNVGTVRFRYDNGTVVTLGQENVRKTKSNTVITLPASEGQLAYTAPHRGKSFTTPTYVHDSYEVILPKGMRVGTPILSQVRPSADGRSQLGGRVHLSWAEVTADSVVVRYYLARDLTIFAGIIGASVLVALVGLAYFRLQIRRLEQEREEMGLNVDTDSDEFDQGPPPGMG
- a CDS encoding competence/damage-inducible protein A, with product MDVALVSVGDELLAGDTVNTNAAWLGERLTERGASVERVVVVPDRVADIARVVNELRAEYDAVVVTGGLGPTHDDLTMEAVAAAVGVPVEEHDEAVAWIADHTDYRRADLVEGTTHLPKGARMLPNREGVAPGCVVENIYVLPGVPAEMEAMFEGIADEFSGEYRHVRTVEADEPESALVERFATLREEFDVTVGSYPGDHVRVKLRSTDEEELERAAEWLRERVEGIDR
- a CDS encoding DUF2110 family protein, encoding MVVLATKVYVQGDARERALDALRSLVDNEIGDLDVEYTVGVRRDDFAVVTIEGEDEVVARNVLREEFGEVTPDFEPGETYVGTLEVWDEDGFVLDAGEEVRVPADELGLGQGSPVQIVERFGLVQHMPLRFVYGGEPTDGGEDEAAGEERPHRLADAERDRLYDWTRGAGRVNVNSATRGEVRATVNRAGHARDIVTVERLGLLEQSIVCKDETDPPGLLAAIGDYIPAEIRCVIP